The Brasilonema sennae CENA114 genome includes a region encoding these proteins:
- a CDS encoding cadmium resistance transporter, which produces MSWLIATLIIGISTACATTFDDNIYLTAFFGKVNNTFRPKHIILGEFVGFTALIFASLPGFFGGLFLPEAWIGLLGILPIIIGISHLMSRDNDADTIQDVSVNFGHSVKFRRQKKSFFGTLREPQTYRVSAVTIANGGNNIGIYVPLFATTNLPSLGVILCVCYLTVGVWCFLSYHMTRNPLMAPLMARYGRKVFPFVLIWLGFSIMMKSGTFQLVPSLAMLFN; this is translated from the coding sequence ATGAGTTGGCTAATTGCTACGTTAATTATTGGTATCTCTACCGCTTGTGCAACTACCTTTGACGACAATATCTACTTGACAGCTTTTTTTGGAAAAGTCAATAACACCTTTCGTCCTAAGCATATTATTCTGGGTGAATTTGTTGGATTTACTGCTTTAATATTTGCTAGTCTCCCTGGTTTTTTTGGTGGTTTATTTCTTCCAGAAGCTTGGATTGGATTGCTAGGCATCTTGCCAATTATCATTGGTATCAGTCATTTAATGAGTCGAGATAATGATGCAGATACAATCCAAGATGTGTCAGTTAATTTTGGTCATTCAGTAAAATTCAGACGTCAGAAAAAATCATTTTTTGGAACTCTACGCGAACCTCAAACTTACCGTGTTTCGGCAGTCACTATTGCTAATGGAGGAAATAACATTGGTATTTATGTACCGTTGTTTGCTACTACCAATCTGCCAAGCTTAGGAGTGATTTTGTGTGTTTGCTATTTGACTGTTGGGGTGTGGTGCTTTCTCTCTTACCATATGACTCGTAATCCGCTCATGGCTCCACTTATGGCTCGCTATGGTCGAAAAGTCTTTCCATTTGTGTTAATTTGGCTGGGATTCTCGATAATGATGAAAAGTGGAACATTTCAACTTGTTCCCAGCCTAGCAATGCTTTTTAATTAA
- a CDS encoding transposase: MEAQGHPLPEHSQTKSPSALSRFLNINPWSTRDMIRIVRNHVLETSLKVFSAEGKGRKPFLQVIIDLTTLEKRGKFKNFEDLIRVYNGKRGLHIVVVYLVVGKWRIPWNFRVWRGKGTPSPAQLGLRLVKRLPKSLTERFRVNILVDTAFGSVEFLHGVRKLKYHAVTGVAINRKLVDGRVLRHLHKQGQQVRLVGLKFPVTVSWYYLKRDKGKLEKRFVLSTRPIKASTLKWWGKRRWQIEGWFKTAKQ, from the coding sequence TTGGAAGCGCAAGGGCATCCCTTACCTGAACACTCTCAAACCAAATCTCCGAGTGCATTGAGTCGGTTTTTAAATATCAATCCTTGGTCAACAAGGGATATGATTCGTATTGTTCGTAACCATGTATTAGAGACGAGCTTAAAGGTTTTTTCAGCAGAAGGGAAAGGACGTAAACCATTTTTACAGGTTATCATTGACCTAACGACTCTTGAAAAACGGGGTAAATTTAAAAACTTTGAGGATTTAATAAGAGTTTATAACGGTAAACGTGGTCTGCATATAGTAGTAGTTTATTTAGTTGTCGGAAAGTGGCGCATACCTTGGAACTTCCGTGTTTGGAGAGGTAAGGGTACACCTTCACCCGCTCAACTAGGACTCAGGTTAGTTAAGCGTTTACCTAAATCTTTAACTGAACGCTTTCGGGTGAATATTTTGGTTGATACGGCTTTTGGGAGCGTGGAATTTCTTCATGGTGTACGCAAGTTGAAATATCATGCGGTTACAGGTGTGGCTATTAACCGTAAATTAGTTGATGGAAGAGTTTTAAGACATTTACACAAACAGGGACAACAAGTCCGTTTGGTTGGTTTAAAGTTTCCCGTTACCGTATCTTGGTATTACTTAAAGCGCGATAAGGGCAAGCTTGAAAAACGTTTTGTCTTGTCTACTCGTCCCATTAAAGCTTCTACTCTCAAGTGGTGGGGTAAGCGTCGTTGGCAAATTGAGGGATGGTTTAAAACCGCAAAGCAATGA
- the ispF gene encoding 2-C-methyl-D-erythritol 2,4-cyclodiphosphate synthase has protein sequence MNIRIGNGYDIHRLVSDRPLILGGVHIPHSLGLLGHSDADVLTHAIMDAMLGALSLGDIGHYFPPSDPQWAGADSLVLLSKVHQLVRQHGWQIGNVDSVVVAERPKLKPHIEKMRQTIAQVLQVQPNQVGVKATTNEKLGPTGREEGICAYAVVLLEKLEDSAC, from the coding sequence ATGAATATTCGTATTGGTAACGGCTACGATATCCACCGCTTGGTGAGTGATCGCCCTCTAATTTTAGGCGGAGTCCATATACCCCACTCTCTGGGTTTGCTAGGACACAGCGATGCTGATGTTCTGACACACGCGATTATGGATGCTATGCTGGGGGCGCTTTCTTTGGGGGACATTGGACATTATTTTCCTCCCTCAGACCCCCAATGGGCAGGAGCAGATAGTTTGGTACTGTTGAGTAAAGTTCATCAACTGGTTCGCCAACACGGTTGGCAAATAGGTAATGTTGACTCAGTGGTTGTGGCGGAACGCCCGAAATTGAAACCCCATATTGAGAAGATGCGGCAAACAATAGCACAAGTTTTGCAAGTACAGCCGAATCAAGTTGGTGTCAAAGCGACTACCAACGAAAAACTTGGTCCTACTGGACGCGAGGAAGGTATTTGTGCGTACGCTGTTGTCTTGCTTGAGAAGTTGGAAGATTCTGCTTGCTGA
- the trmD gene encoding tRNA (guanosine(37)-N1)-methyltransferase TrmD encodes MRFDIVTLFPDCFTSVLTTGLIGKALAKQIAQVHLINPRDFTTDKHRKVDDEPYGGGVGMLMKPEPIFAAVESLPALHRREVIMMSPQGQTMNQPLLRELATNYDQLVVICGHYEGVDERVLHLVDREVSLGDFILTGGEIPAMALMNGVVRLLPGTVGKVESLTAESFEEGLLDYPQYTRPAVFRGWKVPEVLLSGNHAAIYKWRYEQQITRTRLRRPDLLKSWEHKHSEHQE; translated from the coding sequence GTGCGCTTTGATATAGTTACGCTGTTTCCTGACTGTTTTACCTCAGTTCTCACAACCGGGCTAATAGGTAAGGCTCTAGCAAAGCAGATTGCCCAAGTGCATCTGATTAATCCACGGGACTTTACCACTGATAAGCACCGGAAAGTTGATGATGAACCTTACGGCGGTGGTGTCGGGATGCTGATGAAGCCAGAACCTATCTTTGCTGCTGTAGAGTCCCTGCCAGCTTTACATCGACGAGAGGTTATTATGATGAGTCCTCAAGGTCAAACCATGAATCAGCCACTGTTACGAGAATTGGCGACAAATTATGACCAATTGGTAGTAATTTGTGGTCATTATGAAGGAGTAGATGAGCGGGTACTCCATTTAGTTGACCGCGAGGTCTCTTTAGGCGATTTTATTCTGACTGGTGGAGAAATTCCAGCAATGGCATTAATGAATGGTGTTGTACGCCTTTTACCAGGAACAGTCGGTAAAGTCGAGTCCCTAACGGCGGAAAGCTTTGAAGAGGGATTGTTGGACTATCCCCAGTATACCCGTCCTGCGGTGTTTCGTGGCTGGAAAGTTCCTGAGGTCTTGCTTTCTGGCAATCATGCTGCAATTTATAAGTGGCGCTATGAACAACAAATCACCAGAACACGCCTGCGCCGCCCTGATTTGTTAAAAAGTTGGGAACACAAGCACAGCGAGCACCAGGAGTAG
- a CDS encoding cyanophycinase has product MPQLKVKSLEMRTPQATKTAVMVIGGAEDKVHGREILRTFVSRSGAGNGHITIIPSASREPSIIGGRYIRIFEEMGAKKVEILDIRERDQCKDSYIQASLENCTGVFLTGGDQLRLCGVLSDTPAMDIIRQRVRSGQLTVAGTSAGAAVMGHHMIAGGGSGESPNRSLVDMATGLALIPEVIVDQHFHNRNRMVRLMSALAAHPDRLGIGIDEDTCAMFERDGWLQVLGKGSVTIVDPTEVTHTNEPHVGATEPLNIHNLRLHLLSHGDRYHMYQRTVLPAVYRVSS; this is encoded by the coding sequence ATGCCGCAATTAAAAGTCAAATCGCTGGAAATGAGGACACCCCAAGCAACCAAAACCGCCGTTATGGTCATCGGAGGCGCAGAAGACAAAGTACATGGACGCGAAATTTTGCGAACATTTGTCAGTCGGTCTGGTGCCGGCAATGGCCACATTACAATTATCCCGTCTGCCTCCCGCGAACCAAGCATCATAGGTGGTAGATATATTCGTATTTTTGAAGAAATGGGTGCTAAGAAAGTCGAAATCTTAGATATTCGAGAACGTGATCAGTGTAAAGATTCTTACATCCAAGCATCTCTAGAAAACTGTACAGGAGTATTTTTGACAGGCGGAGATCAATTGCGTCTGTGTGGGGTTTTGTCAGATACACCAGCAATGGATATTATCCGGCAACGCGTTAGATCTGGACAACTCACCGTAGCTGGGACGAGTGCAGGAGCAGCTGTGATGGGGCATCACATGATCGCAGGGGGTGGTAGCGGCGAATCGCCAAATCGCTCCCTAGTGGATATGGCTACAGGTTTAGCATTGATCCCAGAGGTGATAGTAGATCAACACTTCCACAATCGCAATCGTATGGTGCGGTTGATGAGCGCGCTTGCAGCTCATCCAGATCGCCTAGGGATTGGGATTGATGAAGATACATGTGCCATGTTCGAGCGGGATGGTTGGCTACAAGTCCTAGGAAAAGGTAGTGTTACGATTGTAGATCCAACTGAGGTAACTCACACGAATGAGCCACATGTGGGAGCAACTGAACCGTTAAACATCCATAATCTACGACTGCATCTTCTCAGTCATGGTGATCGTTATCACATGTATCAGCGTACAGTATTACCTGCTGTGTACCGTGTCTCCAGCTGA
- the cphA gene encoding cyanophycin synthetase, with the protein MRILKIQTLRGPNYWSIRRHKLIIMRLDLENLAETPTNEIPGFYEGLVEALPSLEGHFCSPGCRGGFLMRVREGTMMGHVVEHVALELQDLTGMNVGFGRTRETSTSGVYQVVLEYLNEEAGRYAGRAAVRLCQSIVDRGRYPKAELEQDLQDLKDLWRDAALGPSTDTLVKEAEKRGIPWMQLGARFLIQLGYGVNQKRVQATMTDHTSILGVELACDKEATKRVLANAGVPVPRGTVINFLDDLLEAIEYVGGYPIVIKPLDGNHGRGISINITSREEAEAAYDSARQVSRAIIVERYYTGRDHRVLVVDGKVVAVAERVPAHVVGNGKSTVFELIEETNKDPNRGDGHDNVLTKIELDRTSYQLLEKQGFTLNSVLPKNEICYLRATANLSTGGIAIDRTDEIHPENIWLAQRIVKVIGLDIAGIDIVTADISRPLREVDGVIVEVNAAPGFRMHVAPSQGISRNVGGAVIDMLFPADKITHIPILAVTGTNGKTTTTRLLAHIFKQTNKVIGYTTTDGTYIGDYLVESGDNTGPQSAQLILQDPTVEVAVLETARGGILRSGLAFENANVGVILNVASDHLGIGDIDTIDQLAHLKSVVAEAVFPDGYAVLNADDHRVAAMAEKTKANIAYFTMNPESELVRKHIQKGGVAAVYENGYLSILKGDWTHRIERAENIPLTMGGRAPFMIANALAASLAAFVQNVTIEQIRAGLNTFRASVSQTPGRMNLFNLGNYHALVDYAHNPASYQALGAFVRNWISGKRIGVVGGPGDRRDEDFVMLGKLAAEIFDSIIVKEDDDTRGRARGSAADLIVQGIKQVNPNYQHQKILSETEAVNRALDMAPDNSLVVILPESISRAIALITARGVVKDDILQQTNPSTIDSQVGVKSTVVNTLL; encoded by the coding sequence ATGAGAATCCTCAAGATCCAGACCTTACGCGGCCCCAACTATTGGAGCATTCGACGCCACAAGCTAATTATCATGCGCCTCGATTTAGAAAACCTTGCCGAGACGCCCACAAATGAAATTCCCGGCTTCTATGAAGGATTAGTGGAGGCACTGCCGAGTCTGGAAGGTCATTTTTGCTCACCGGGCTGTCGTGGTGGTTTTTTGATGCGAGTGCGCGAAGGCACCATGATGGGTCATGTTGTGGAACACGTAGCCCTAGAATTGCAAGATTTGACTGGAATGAACGTAGGCTTTGGTCGGACCCGAGAAACATCAACATCGGGAGTATACCAGGTAGTGCTCGAATATCTGAACGAGGAAGCGGGACGCTACGCTGGCAGAGCAGCAGTGCGGCTATGCCAAAGTATAGTTGATCGAGGTCGTTATCCAAAGGCAGAGTTAGAGCAAGATTTGCAAGACCTCAAAGACTTATGGCGTGACGCGGCTTTAGGACCGAGTACGGATACACTTGTCAAAGAAGCAGAAAAAAGAGGCATTCCTTGGATGCAGCTCGGCGCACGCTTTTTGATTCAGTTGGGCTACGGCGTGAATCAAAAGCGAGTACAAGCGACGATGACAGATCATACCAGCATCTTGGGAGTAGAACTCGCCTGCGATAAAGAAGCCACCAAACGCGTTCTTGCCAACGCTGGAGTCCCAGTACCAAGAGGTACCGTGATCAACTTCTTGGATGATTTACTAGAAGCCATAGAATACGTTGGCGGCTACCCTATTGTCATCAAACCTTTAGATGGCAATCACGGACGTGGTATCTCCATTAATATCACTTCCAGGGAAGAAGCCGAAGCTGCCTACGATTCTGCTAGACAGGTTTCCCGAGCAATTATTGTTGAGCGGTATTACACTGGGCGAGATCACAGGGTATTAGTGGTGGATGGCAAAGTTGTGGCAGTTGCTGAACGTGTGCCCGCTCATGTGGTGGGCAATGGCAAATCTACTGTCTTTGAACTGATTGAAGAAACTAACAAAGATCCAAACCGTGGTGACGGACATGATAATGTCCTCACCAAAATTGAACTCGATCGCACCAGCTACCAACTCCTGGAAAAACAAGGTTTCACTCTTAATAGCGTGTTACCTAAGAACGAAATTTGCTATCTGCGGGCAACGGCAAACTTGAGTACAGGGGGCATTGCCATAGACCGTACAGATGAAATTCATCCAGAAAATATTTGGCTGGCACAACGGATAGTGAAAGTTATCGGTTTGGATATTGCAGGAATTGATATTGTCACAGCGGATATTAGCCGTCCCTTGCGAGAAGTGGATGGTGTGATTGTAGAAGTTAATGCCGCTCCCGGATTCCGGATGCATGTTGCTCCAAGTCAAGGGATTTCTCGTAATGTCGGAGGAGCAGTCATAGATATGCTGTTCCCAGCGGATAAAATCACTCACATACCCATTCTTGCTGTAACGGGCACCAACGGCAAAACCACCACGACTCGGCTGTTGGCACACATTTTTAAGCAAACTAACAAAGTCATAGGTTATACAACTACGGATGGGACATATATCGGGGATTACTTGGTAGAGTCAGGAGACAATACAGGTCCCCAAAGTGCCCAACTCATCCTGCAAGATCCAACAGTGGAAGTGGCGGTACTCGAAACTGCTCGTGGTGGTATTCTTCGGTCTGGACTGGCTTTTGAAAATGCTAACGTGGGCGTGATATTAAACGTTGCCTCTGACCACCTGGGCATAGGCGATATTGATACTATTGACCAGTTGGCGCATCTCAAGAGTGTGGTTGCTGAAGCTGTGTTTCCTGACGGTTATGCAGTCCTCAACGCTGATGATCACAGAGTTGCTGCTATGGCAGAAAAAACAAAAGCCAATATTGCCTACTTCACTATGAATCCGGAATCGGAATTGGTGCGAAAGCACATTCAAAAGGGAGGAGTAGCCGCAGTCTATGAAAATGGCTATCTGTCAATCTTAAAAGGTGATTGGACGCACCGGATTGAACGGGCAGAAAATATACCCCTGACAATGGGTGGACGTGCGCCGTTTATGATTGCCAATGCTTTAGCAGCTTCTTTGGCAGCGTTCGTACAAAATGTCACCATAGAACAAATTCGTGCTGGCTTAAATACCTTTCGCGCTTCGGTGAGTCAAACACCCGGACGAATGAATTTGTTTAATTTGGGGAATTATCACGCTTTGGTAGATTATGCCCACAACCCAGCTAGTTATCAAGCGTTGGGTGCTTTCGTCCGCAATTGGATTTCTGGCAAACGGATTGGAGTTGTTGGCGGACCTGGCGATCGCCGCGACGAAGATTTCGTTATGCTTGGCAAACTAGCAGCGGAAATTTTTGACTCTATCATCGTCAAAGAAGATGACGATACTAGGGGACGGGCACGCGGTAGCGCTGCTGATTTAATTGTTCAAGGTATCAAGCAAGTTAACCCCAACTACCAGCATCAAAAAATTCTGAGCGAAACAGAAGCCGTTAACAGAGCATTGGACATGGCTCCAGATAACAGTCTAGTGGTCATTTTGCCAGAAAGCATTAGCCGTGCTATTGCCTTAATTACAGCACGTGGAGTCGTCAAAGACGACATACTCCAACAAACTAACCCGTCTACCATAGATTCTCAAGTTGGGGTGAAATCAACTGTCGTCAACACGCTGTTATAG
- the tatA gene encoding twin-arginine translocase TatA/TatE family subunit, which translates to MFGLGWTEVGVIVLVAVVIFGPKKIPELGSALGKTLRGFKEELKNPSEDTNPEEEKQ; encoded by the coding sequence ATGTTTGGATTGGGATGGACGGAAGTAGGTGTCATTGTTTTGGTCGCTGTCGTGATTTTTGGACCAAAAAAAATTCCGGAGTTAGGCAGCGCACTGGGGAAAACTCTGCGGGGTTTTAAGGAGGAACTGAAAAATCCCAGTGAGGATACTAATCCGGAAGAAGAAAAACAATAG
- a CDS encoding NYN domain-containing protein, with protein MQLLPRPQHNNQRRLKLEPEPLLNMTQLSAFEKPNTVSANTLQPCEKNNPDKKLDQRIAIFIDGANLFYSAMHLNLEIDYTKLLRYLTKKRQLLRAYFYTGVDYTNDKQQGFLMWMSRNGYRVVSKELIVLPNGSKKADLDVEIAVDMMTLARYCDTLVLLSGDGDLAYAVDNITYRGVKVEVVGLGCMTNESLIRVADSYTDLELIKQDIQKKVSTQ; from the coding sequence ATGCAGCTACTTCCACGACCTCAGCATAATAACCAGCGACGCTTAAAGTTGGAGCCTGAGCCACTGTTGAATATGACACAGCTTTCTGCATTTGAAAAACCAAATACTGTAAGCGCAAATACCTTACAACCGTGCGAGAAAAACAATCCAGACAAGAAGCTAGACCAGCGCATTGCCATTTTTATTGATGGTGCAAACTTGTTTTACTCAGCTATGCACCTCAATCTTGAAATTGATTACACTAAACTGCTGCGCTACCTAACAAAAAAGCGTCAACTGCTTAGGGCTTACTTTTATACAGGTGTTGATTACACGAATGATAAACAGCAAGGTTTTTTGATGTGGATGAGTCGCAATGGCTATCGTGTAGTGAGTAAAGAACTCATTGTGCTCCCTAATGGCTCTAAAAAAGCGGATTTGGATGTAGAGATTGCTGTCGATATGATGACCTTAGCAAGGTACTGCGACACTTTAGTTCTGTTGAGTGGAGATGGCGACCTTGCTTATGCTGTAGATAACATTACCTACCGAGGAGTTAAAGTGGAAGTTGTTGGTTTGGGTTGTATGACTAATGAAAGTCTGATTAGGGTTGCTGACTCTTATACTGACCTTGAACTTATCAAACAAGACATTCAAAAAAAGGTATCCACTCAATAA
- the ltrA gene encoding group II intron reverse transcriptase/maturase has protein sequence MSYLGTTNGLRKPLEDWSQINWRKINKAVRNLRQRIFLARKLGNWRKLRNLQKLMQRSYANLLLSVRKITQTNKGKATAGIDKEIINTPKQRVKLVNNWSGGNQDPTKRVMIPKANGKKRPLGIPTVRDRIEQAIIVNSLEPEWEAVFEPNSYGFRCGRSCHDAIAQNWIRLNASPNARNNWVLEADIQGFFDNIAHESILRQLGNFPNKNLIKGWLKAGFIFEGIYSPTETGTPQGGVCSPLLANIGLHGLETFIKSTNPKLGVVRYADDFIVTARDKGSLENAQIQIQQWLSERGLNLSTEKTFITSMADGFDFLGFNHRHYNGKLLIKPSKKKVLDFCKRIGQEIKAMNGCEQEVVIKRLNPILRGFANYYRGVVSKETFEYVKSRIWQYLWRWAKRRHPNKNTKWVRKRYFQTRNRKKWTFATSTSDRRGKQKDLILYPIAYTPIERHVKVKGEASPDDPSLKEYWEKRHQKYGKSYWEKNSRNYKIAQNQDWKCTCGEPLFNGEEIETHHIVPVAQGGLDDVKNLQHLHKACHKQVHTKSKSTRLK, from the coding sequence ATGTCGTACCTCGGTACAACAAACGGACTAAGAAAACCACTAGAAGATTGGAGCCAAATCAACTGGCGAAAAATCAACAAAGCGGTTAGGAATCTGCGTCAAAGAATCTTTCTCGCGAGAAAACTTGGTAACTGGCGGAAGTTGAGAAACCTCCAAAAGTTAATGCAAAGAAGCTACGCCAACCTATTACTCTCTGTTCGGAAAATCACTCAGACCAATAAGGGTAAAGCAACGGCAGGAATTGACAAAGAAATAATCAATACCCCAAAGCAGCGAGTGAAGCTGGTAAACAACTGGAGTGGAGGAAATCAAGATCCTACAAAACGGGTAATGATCCCCAAAGCCAACGGTAAGAAACGACCGCTCGGAATCCCAACCGTGCGCGACAGAATCGAACAGGCAATAATAGTCAATTCACTAGAACCCGAATGGGAAGCCGTATTTGAACCAAACTCCTATGGATTCAGGTGCGGTAGAAGCTGTCATGATGCCATAGCACAAAATTGGATAAGATTAAATGCAAGTCCAAATGCTAGAAATAACTGGGTTTTAGAAGCTGATATTCAAGGATTCTTCGACAATATTGCCCATGAATCTATCCTTAGACAACTAGGTAATTTCCCAAACAAAAACCTAATCAAAGGATGGTTAAAAGCTGGATTTATCTTTGAAGGGATATACAGCCCGACAGAAACGGGTACACCACAAGGAGGGGTTTGCTCCCCGCTCCTAGCCAATATCGGATTGCATGGATTAGAAACCTTTATAAAATCCACCAATCCAAAACTTGGAGTGGTTAGGTACGCTGATGATTTTATAGTCACAGCTAGAGACAAAGGAAGCCTCGAAAATGCCCAAATCCAGATTCAGCAATGGCTGTCAGAAAGAGGTTTGAATCTCAGTACGGAGAAAACGTTCATAACGTCAATGGCAGATGGTTTTGACTTCCTCGGCTTCAATCACCGCCATTATAATGGCAAACTGCTTATCAAACCCTCGAAAAAGAAAGTCTTAGACTTTTGTAAACGAATCGGTCAAGAAATAAAAGCAATGAACGGATGTGAACAAGAGGTAGTCATCAAAAGACTGAACCCAATTCTCCGAGGTTTTGCTAATTATTACAGAGGTGTGGTTAGTAAAGAAACCTTTGAATATGTCAAAAGTAGAATATGGCAATACCTCTGGCGTTGGGCTAAACGTCGCCATCCCAACAAGAACACAAAATGGGTACGGAAACGTTACTTTCAGACCAGAAATCGCAAGAAATGGACGTTCGCTACATCTACTAGCGACCGCCGAGGCAAACAAAAGGATTTAATCCTATACCCGATAGCGTACACGCCCATCGAACGCCATGTAAAGGTCAAGGGGGAAGCATCACCGGATGACCCCTCACTCAAAGAATATTGGGAAAAACGCCACCAAAAATATGGTAAGAGCTACTGGGAGAAAAACTCTCGGAATTATAAAATCGCTCAAAACCAAGACTGGAAATGTACCTGTGGTGAACCATTATTCAATGGAGAGGAAATAGAAACCCATCACATCGTACCTGTTGCTCAAGGTGGACTTGATGACGTAAAAAACCTTCAGCATCTACACAAAGCGTGTCATAAGCAGGTACACACAAAATCCAAGTCAACTCGCTTGAAGTAA
- a CDS encoding hybrid sensor histidine kinase/response regulator yields the protein MSDTRTLLIIDDCAEDRRIYRRYLLKDPHQSYQILEADSAKDALALCQKILCDVILLDFNLPDMTGLEILDHLTQQISDTNAPVIMLTGQGDEAVAVQAMKKGVQDYLVKQHLKPDVLQLAVRNVIQHSQLQSVLTKTKERQRLIIQQAELLAQTQAALINEQKLNAFKSQIIATVSYEYRTPLSSILTAASTLKQYGEKLDECKQQKFLQIIEHKARYMAKLVDDLLVFNQFELNKAQFKPQPLNLYHFFSGLIEEQQEKLSDSHHFVYEISGNYKGFWGDGRLLRQIFVNLMSNAIKFSPDGGSIQFHLIGGESQVIFDIKDEGIGIPIREQKNLFQPFCRGSNVDAIPGTGLGLAIAKICVELHGGDITLESQMGKGTRVIVTLPKRSSI from the coding sequence ATGTCAGACACCAGGACGCTACTCATCATTGATGATTGTGCAGAGGATCGAAGAATCTATCGGCGATACCTTTTAAAAGATCCTCATCAGTCTTATCAGATTTTGGAAGCAGACTCTGCAAAGGACGCACTTGCCTTGTGCCAAAAAATACTGTGCGATGTTATTCTGCTGGATTTTAACCTACCTGATATGACTGGATTAGAAATCCTTGATCATCTCACACAGCAAATATCTGACACAAATGCACCCGTAATTATGCTGACAGGCCAAGGTGATGAAGCGGTCGCTGTACAAGCTATGAAAAAGGGTGTTCAAGATTACTTGGTCAAGCAACATCTTAAACCGGATGTGTTGCAGTTAGCAGTCCGCAATGTGATTCAGCACTCCCAGTTGCAAAGCGTACTCACCAAAACCAAGGAAAGACAGCGCCTCATTATCCAACAAGCAGAGTTGCTTGCTCAAACTCAAGCAGCTCTTATAAACGAGCAAAAACTTAACGCATTTAAATCCCAAATCATTGCAACAGTTTCTTACGAGTATCGAACTCCGTTATCTTCTATTCTGACAGCAGCATCCACCCTCAAGCAATATGGCGAGAAGCTAGATGAGTGTAAACAACAAAAGTTTCTACAAATTATTGAACACAAAGCTCGCTACATGGCTAAACTAGTCGATGACTTGCTTGTGTTTAACCAGTTTGAATTAAACAAAGCGCAGTTTAAGCCACAACCACTCAACTTGTACCACTTTTTTTCTGGCTTGATAGAAGAGCAGCAGGAAAAATTAAGCGATAGCCATCATTTCGTTTATGAGATAAGTGGAAATTACAAAGGCTTCTGGGGTGATGGACGACTTTTGCGGCAAATCTTTGTCAACTTAATGTCCAATGCGATTAAATTCTCCCCAGATGGGGGTAGTATACAGTTCCATCTAATTGGGGGTGAATCACAAGTTATCTTTGACATCAAAGACGAAGGTATTGGTATACCAATAAGAGAACAAAAAAATTTATTTCAACCTTTTTGTCGTGGGAGTAACGTTGACGCAATTCCTGGAACAGGCTTAGGTCTTGCTATTGCGAAAATTTGCGTAGAGTTACATGGCGGTGATATTACTTTAGAAAGTCAGATGGGAAAAGGAACGAGGGTTATAGTAACTTTACCGAAGCGATCCTCAATTTAA